Genomic DNA from Pistricoccus aurantiacus:
CTGCTGCGGGTGATCTCAGCCATCATCATCGTGGTGTTCTTCGCGGTATATACCGCCTCGGGGCTGGTCGGCGGCGGCAAGCTGTTTTCCAGCGCCTTCGATGGCGGCTATCAGACCGGCGTCTGGCTGACCCTGGGCGTTGTGTTGGCTTATACGGTGGTAGGTGGGTTCCTGGCGGTCAGCCTTACCGATTTCGTTCAGGGCTGCATCATGATGCTGGCGCTGGTCATCATGCCTGTCGTCGTGCTTTACGGATCGGGTGGCGGCGGATTCGACCAGGCGCGGGAGACGCTGGCGACGATCGACAGCAGTTTCTTGTCGTTGACCGAGGGGTTGACCCTGGTCGGCTTCCTGTCGGCGGTCACCTGGGGGCTGGGTTACTTCGGCCAGCCGCATATCATCGTGCGATTCATGGCAGTGCGCCGTGTCGAGGATGTGCCGGCGGCTCGCAATATCGGCATGGGCTGGATGGCGATCTCGCTGATCGGCGCGCTCGGGGTAGGCATCCTGGGACGCGCCTATGCAATGCGCAACGGGCTGGACGTCGCGGATCCCGAAACGATCTTCATCGTTCTGGCGGATCTGCTGTTTCATCCGCTGGTCACGGGTTTCCTGTTCGCTGCGCTGCTCGCCGCGATCATGAGCACGGTCTCCAGCCAGCTTCTGGTGTCATCCTCATCGCTGACCGAGGATTTCTACCGGCTGTTCATCAACCGTTACGCCAGTGAAAAGGCGAGAGTGACGGTTAGCCGACTGGCGGTGCTGGCGGTGGGGCTGGTGGCGGCCTTCATCGCCCGGGATCCCAACTCCAGCGTACTGGGGCTGGTTTCCCACGCCTGGGCGGGATTCGGCGCGGCGTTCGGTCCGCTGATCATCCTGTCGTTGACCTGGTCCCGGATGACCGGGATCGGTGCCGTGGCGGGCCTGGTGGTTGGCGCCGCCACGGTGATGATCTGGACCTGG
This window encodes:
- the putP gene encoding sodium/proline symporter PutP; this translates as MATGVWISLILYFLLMLAIGIYAWRKSTSSSEEYILAGRNLPPAVAALSAGASDMSGWLLLGLPGALFAAGLVEAWIGIGLFVGALLNWIIVAPRLREQTERYDNALTIPGFLASRFPTQAMLLRVISAIIIVVFFAVYTASGLVGGGKLFSSAFDGGYQTGVWLTLGVVLAYTVVGGFLAVSLTDFVQGCIMMLALVIMPVVVLYGSGGGGFDQARETLATIDSSFLSLTEGLTLVGFLSAVTWGLGYFGQPHIIVRFMAVRRVEDVPAARNIGMGWMAISLIGALGVGILGRAYAMRNGLDVADPETIFIVLADLLFHPLVTGFLFAALLAAIMSTVSSQLLVSSSSLTEDFYRLFINRYASEKARVTVSRLAVLAVGLVAAFIARDPNSSVLGLVSHAWAGFGAAFGPLIILSLTWSRMTGIGAVAGLVVGAATVMIWTWAGLNASFMGGPGVYEIIPGFILATLAIIVVSLMTEAKDEFRALTN